A region from the Arthrobacter roseus genome encodes:
- the heR gene encoding heliorhodopsin HeR produces MEAKTVSDSEMIRLRRWNLSLTLLHAAQVIAVLVLANGFAITVTSQFPSGPPGAASPAPEPLFDVAIGPVIAVFLALAALDHLLTATVFRSRYEKDLRAGMNRFRWIEYSVSATIMVVLIGFYNGITGITAVVLVVGANVAMILFGWLQEVMNPPGRAHTTMLPFWFGCIAGAAPWVAILVNLIGASGGDANQVPGFVYGIVVSLFVFFMSFAVNQWLQYRGVGKWANYGYGEKVYLVLSLVAKSALAWQIFAGSLAV; encoded by the coding sequence ATGGAAGCCAAAACAGTTTCCGATTCCGAAATGATCCGGCTTCGTCGCTGGAACCTCAGCCTCACGCTTTTGCACGCAGCTCAGGTAATAGCAGTACTTGTGCTCGCCAATGGTTTTGCGATCACCGTAACGTCACAGTTCCCGTCAGGCCCACCGGGCGCAGCTTCACCAGCGCCTGAGCCCTTGTTCGATGTTGCAATAGGGCCTGTCATTGCAGTTTTCCTGGCGCTGGCTGCACTCGATCACCTCTTGACCGCCACCGTGTTCCGCTCTCGCTACGAGAAGGACCTGCGTGCTGGGATGAACCGCTTCAGATGGATTGAATATTCCGTCAGTGCCACGATCATGGTGGTCCTCATCGGCTTCTACAACGGTATTACAGGTATCACTGCAGTGGTGTTGGTTGTGGGTGCCAACGTGGCGATGATCCTCTTTGGCTGGTTGCAGGAGGTCATGAACCCGCCCGGCAGGGCTCACACCACTATGTTGCCGTTCTGGTTCGGTTGCATCGCAGGCGCTGCCCCGTGGGTGGCGATTCTCGTTAACCTGATTGGGGCCAGTGGCGGTGACGCCAATCAGGTCCCCGGGTTTGTCTACGGCATCGTCGTGTCGTTGTTCGTGTTCTTCATGAGCTTCGCCGTCAATCAGTGGCTGCAGTACCGCGGTGTCGGCAAATGGGCGAACTACGGCTATGGAGAAAAGGTTTACTTAGTGCTCAGCCTGGTAGCAAAGTCCGCGCTGGCCTGGCAGATCTTCGCTGGCTCACTCGCCGTCTAA
- a CDS encoding type II toxin-antitoxin system RelE family toxin, with protein sequence MSTYRIELRPAAVKALRKVDHQDRARVQGAIALLGTNPHPPSAKALQGRPGFRVRVGNYRIIYTVVDDILLIVIVTLGHRSSVYGHP encoded by the coding sequence ATGAGCACCTACCGAATCGAGCTGCGACCGGCCGCAGTGAAGGCACTGCGGAAAGTTGACCACCAGGACCGCGCTCGCGTTCAGGGCGCCATCGCACTTCTGGGCACAAACCCACACCCGCCAAGCGCCAAGGCGCTGCAAGGCAGGCCGGGCTTCCGCGTACGAGTGGGCAATTACCGCATTATCTATACGGTCGTCGACGACATCCTACTGATCGTCATCGTGACCCTGGGTCACCGGTCAAGCGTCTATGGGCATCCCTGA
- a CDS encoding amino acid ABC transporter substrate-binding protein, with protein MTRPRLSFLGLIMAATLAVAGCSSTEGDPSSPDSSAAPTTLQEIQDAGVITVGTEGTYRPFTFHENGTGELTGYDVEVMKAVAGKLGVKAEFEETQFDGIFAGLEAGRFDVIANQVTMTDERKEKYEFSEPYTVSSGVIVTRVDNKAIDSFDDLKGKTTAQSLTSNWYELAKESGANVQAVEGWAQSVTLLKQRRVDATINDKLTYLDYQKNSPDDEIKIAAETEEKSYSALAFRKGSTEVVDAVNKALAELEQDGTLAEISNKYFGTDVSS; from the coding sequence ATGACCCGCCCTCGGCTTTCCTTTCTTGGCCTCATAATGGCCGCCACCCTGGCCGTTGCCGGCTGCAGTAGCACCGAGGGCGATCCGTCCTCTCCGGACTCCAGCGCCGCGCCGACCACCCTGCAGGAAATTCAGGACGCCGGCGTCATCACCGTGGGAACGGAAGGAACCTACCGCCCTTTCACCTTCCACGAGAACGGCACGGGTGAGCTGACGGGGTACGACGTCGAGGTGATGAAGGCCGTTGCCGGCAAGCTGGGAGTGAAGGCCGAGTTTGAGGAAACCCAGTTCGACGGGATCTTCGCAGGTCTGGAAGCCGGACGCTTTGACGTCATCGCGAACCAGGTGACCATGACGGATGAGCGCAAAGAAAAGTATGAATTCTCTGAGCCGTACACCGTCAGCTCCGGCGTCATCGTGACCAGAGTGGACAACAAGGCCATTGATTCCTTCGATGATCTGAAGGGCAAAACCACCGCACAGTCCCTCACCAGCAACTGGTATGAACTGGCGAAGGAGTCCGGCGCCAACGTGCAGGCGGTCGAGGGGTGGGCACAGTCGGTCACTCTCCTGAAACAGCGTCGGGTGGACGCCACGATCAATGACAAGCTCACTTACCTCGATTACCAGAAGAACTCGCCCGACGACGAGATCAAGATTGCGGCCGAAACCGAAGAGAAGTCCTACTCCGCGCTCGCTTTCCGGAAGGGAAGCACGGAGGTTGTCGACGCCGTGAACAAGGCGCTCGCGGAGCTGGAGCAGGACGGGACGCTCGCGGAGATTTCCAACAAGTACTTCGGTACCGACGTCAGCAGCTAA
- a CDS encoding FAD-dependent monooxygenase produces the protein MQFHHHGYVSGDPRVQPAAGVGIDRPEELPNEVDVLIVGSGPAGMLTAAQLSQFPGITTRIVERRENRLEIGQADGIQARSVETFQAFGFAERITAEAYWITEMAFWRPDTENPTNIIRGGRAVDDATGISEFPHLIVNQARVLDYFAEVMANSPTRMSPDYGLEFHSMVVANDGDYPVAVTLTQVGGPNDGQERTVKAKYVVGCDGARSKVRASIGCTMAGDQANHAWGVMDVVAKTDFPDIRTKCAIQSNDGGSILLIPREGGHLFRMYVDLGVVAEDSKGAIRKTTIEQIIAKANAILTPYTLDVRNVAWHSVYEVGHRLTDRFDDVLPDSIGTTTPRVFITGDACHTHSAKAGQGMNVSMQDGFNIGWKLAHVLEGRSPESLLSTYSAERQVVAKNLIDFDKEWSTLMAKKPEEFEDPSELEDFYVRTAEFPAGFMTEYTPSMITGDATHQDLATGFTVGKRFKSAMTRRVCDTNPIHLGHHATADGRWRIYVFADAAPAGSPSGVTDLAEWLSNAPESPLAVTPEGADVDAWFDVKVIYQQPHQDVDFNAVPAVFKPDVGPFALTNYEKVYATDPKSDIFEERGLSRDGVVVVVRPDQYVANVLPLAATDELAAFFAPLLSAR, from the coding sequence GTGCAGTTTCACCACCACGGTTACGTATCCGGGGACCCGCGCGTCCAGCCAGCGGCCGGCGTCGGCATCGACCGCCCTGAGGAACTGCCCAACGAGGTTGACGTACTCATTGTGGGATCCGGTCCTGCGGGCATGCTGACCGCAGCGCAACTTTCGCAGTTCCCCGGCATCACCACGCGCATTGTTGAGCGCCGTGAGAACCGGCTGGAAATCGGGCAGGCTGACGGCATTCAGGCCCGCAGCGTTGAAACGTTTCAGGCGTTCGGGTTCGCGGAGCGGATCACCGCCGAGGCGTACTGGATCACCGAGATGGCGTTCTGGCGGCCCGACACCGAGAACCCCACCAACATTATTCGTGGCGGCCGCGCCGTTGACGACGCAACGGGCATCAGCGAATTCCCGCACCTCATCGTCAATCAGGCCCGCGTGCTGGACTACTTTGCCGAGGTCATGGCGAACTCCCCCACGCGCATGAGTCCGGACTATGGTCTGGAGTTTCACAGCATGGTGGTTGCCAACGACGGCGACTACCCCGTCGCCGTGACTCTCACGCAGGTCGGTGGCCCCAACGATGGCCAGGAGCGCACGGTAAAAGCCAAGTACGTTGTCGGTTGCGATGGCGCGCGCAGCAAGGTTCGCGCGTCCATTGGCTGCACGATGGCGGGTGATCAGGCCAACCACGCCTGGGGCGTCATGGATGTGGTGGCCAAGACGGACTTCCCGGACATTCGCACCAAGTGCGCCATTCAGTCGAACGACGGCGGCAGCATCCTGCTGATCCCCCGCGAAGGCGGACACCTCTTCCGCATGTACGTTGACCTCGGCGTGGTGGCGGAGGACAGCAAGGGCGCGATCCGCAAGACCACCATCGAGCAGATCATCGCCAAGGCCAACGCGATCCTCACCCCTTACACGCTCGACGTGCGCAACGTCGCCTGGCACAGTGTTTACGAGGTCGGACACCGACTCACAGACCGGTTCGACGACGTCCTCCCCGACTCGATCGGCACCACTACCCCGCGCGTGTTCATCACCGGCGACGCCTGCCACACACACTCCGCCAAAGCCGGCCAGGGCATGAATGTGTCCATGCAGGACGGGTTCAACATCGGCTGGAAGCTCGCCCATGTCCTCGAGGGCCGCAGCCCAGAATCACTGCTGTCCACGTACTCGGCCGAGCGCCAGGTCGTGGCAAAGAACCTGATCGACTTCGACAAGGAGTGGTCAACGCTGATGGCCAAGAAGCCCGAGGAGTTCGAGGACCCCTCCGAGCTCGAGGACTTCTACGTCCGCACCGCCGAGTTCCCGGCCGGGTTCATGACCGAGTACACGCCGTCCATGATCACAGGCGACGCAACGCACCAGGACCTAGCCACCGGGTTCACAGTGGGCAAGCGCTTCAAATCCGCCATGACCCGGCGCGTTTGCGACACCAACCCGATCCACCTCGGTCATCACGCCACAGCGGATGGCCGCTGGCGAATCTACGTCTTCGCCGACGCCGCTCCGGCCGGATCGCCGTCGGGCGTCACCGACCTCGCCGAATGGCTGTCCAACGCACCGGAATCACCGCTTGCGGTTACTCCGGAAGGGGCCGACGTCGATGCCTGGTTTGACGTGAAAGTCATCTACCAGCAGCCTCACCAGGATGTGGACTTCAACGCCGTCCCGGCAGTGTTCAAACCCGACGTCGGGCCGTTTGCGTTGACCAACTACGAGAAGGTTTACGCAACTGATCCGAAGTCCGACATCTTCGAAGAGCGTGGCCTGTCCCGCGACGGCGTGGTTGTGGTGGTGCGACCGGACCAGTACGTGGCCAACGTGCTACCGCTGGCGGCGACCGACGAACTCGCCGCGTTCTTCGCCCCGCTGCTGTCTGCACGCTAA
- a CDS encoding N(5)-(carboxyethyl)ornithine synthase encodes MTLLKLGVLATTRKPDERRLAIHPSHIERIDADLREQIILEQGYGERFGISDEKLAGYVGRIAPREELLAAADVVVLPKPQPADLEEFRDGQILWGWPHCVQDRDITQLAIDKRLTLIAFESMNHWASDGGFGLHVFHKNNEMAGYCSVLHALEQTGSTGDYGRRLSAVVIGFGATARGAVTALNAHGIHDVQVLTNRAVAAVGSPIHSVRITQFDHDENAPYLSNVITDRGRMPLAPFLAERDIVVNCTLQDPNNPLMYLDESDLDAFSPGSLIVDVSCDEGMAFSWAKMTTFANPTFEVGDHVVYYAVDHTPSYLWNSATWEISSALIPSLRTVMSGPESWDADSTIARAIEIRDGVIVNPAILDFQERAADYPHALA; translated from the coding sequence TTGACTCTTCTAAAACTCGGAGTTCTTGCCACAACGCGCAAGCCTGATGAGCGCAGGCTTGCCATTCACCCCTCGCACATTGAACGCATTGACGCGGACCTTCGCGAGCAGATCATTCTTGAGCAGGGCTACGGCGAACGCTTCGGGATTTCGGACGAGAAACTCGCAGGGTACGTGGGGCGGATCGCTCCGCGGGAGGAGCTCCTCGCGGCAGCGGACGTGGTGGTGTTGCCAAAACCTCAGCCGGCGGACCTCGAAGAGTTCCGCGACGGCCAGATCCTCTGGGGCTGGCCACACTGTGTGCAGGACCGCGACATCACCCAGTTGGCCATCGATAAGCGGCTGACGTTGATCGCCTTCGAAAGCATGAACCACTGGGCGTCCGACGGCGGTTTTGGTCTCCACGTTTTCCATAAGAACAACGAGATGGCCGGCTACTGCTCGGTGTTGCACGCACTGGAGCAGACCGGATCAACGGGCGACTACGGCCGTCGCCTCAGCGCCGTCGTCATCGGTTTCGGAGCTACAGCTCGCGGCGCGGTAACGGCCCTTAACGCGCACGGCATTCACGACGTCCAAGTGCTGACAAACCGTGCAGTGGCCGCCGTTGGATCACCGATTCACTCGGTCCGGATCACCCAGTTCGATCATGACGAAAACGCCCCGTACCTCAGCAACGTCATCACCGACCGGGGACGGATGCCATTGGCGCCTTTCCTTGCCGAGCGCGATATTGTGGTGAACTGCACCCTGCAGGACCCTAACAATCCGTTGATGTACCTGGACGAATCGGATCTGGACGCGTTCAGCCCGGGCAGCCTCATTGTCGATGTGTCCTGCGATGAAGGCATGGCGTTCAGCTGGGCCAAGATGACCACCTTTGCCAATCCCACGTTTGAGGTCGGCGACCACGTGGTCTACTACGCAGTGGACCACACGCCGTCGTACCTGTGGAACTCGGCGACGTGGGAGATCAGCTCGGCCCTGATCCCGTCACTGCGCACGGTCATGAGCGGTCCCGAGAGCTGGGACGCTGATTCCACCATCGCGCGTGCTATCGAGATTCGCGACGGCGTCATCGTCAACCCTGCGATCCTCGATTTCCAGGAACGCGCGGCGGACTACCCGCATGCGCTTGCCTGA
- a CDS encoding restriction endonuclease, with protein MKTIWGIHNDALTDELVDEGFVSIGWEIGDIRAIGSSRAQLKEALERKYPDEKPGAYPVWAGILLRFAFEMEPGDIVIAPNKRDSTLNFGRVVGPYEFEVNEPIHPHRRRVEWLHTGVSRGLFPQKALYEIGSALTLFRVKNNDKVFNAFLAGNQQGAVDPQPAVAPQEAAEEWAEDEPSATRLEQFAHDTILKALLEELSHEEFEHFTADLLRAMGYQARVTPFSSDGGIDVIAHRDPLGLEPPQIKVQCKHTAAQQSRPDVQRLSGTLAQGEMALFVCLGNYTKEAWGYERERQNLRLLTGADVVDLTLKHYDLLPAKWRVRMPLRQVYVVDRVAEGR; from the coding sequence TTGAAGACTATCTGGGGAATTCACAACGACGCACTGACGGACGAACTGGTCGACGAGGGATTCGTCAGCATTGGTTGGGAGATCGGTGATATCCGGGCCATCGGTAGTAGCCGCGCTCAACTCAAGGAAGCTCTGGAGCGAAAATACCCCGACGAAAAACCCGGCGCTTATCCGGTCTGGGCAGGAATTCTACTGCGGTTCGCGTTCGAGATGGAGCCAGGCGACATCGTCATTGCTCCGAATAAGCGAGACAGCACCCTGAACTTCGGCCGCGTCGTGGGTCCGTACGAGTTCGAGGTCAACGAACCGATTCATCCGCACCGTCGTCGTGTTGAATGGTTACATACCGGAGTCTCTCGCGGGCTGTTTCCGCAGAAAGCACTATACGAAATTGGCTCGGCTTTGACATTGTTCCGCGTCAAGAACAACGACAAAGTGTTTAACGCGTTCCTCGCAGGTAATCAGCAAGGTGCCGTTGATCCACAGCCAGCGGTAGCGCCGCAAGAAGCAGCCGAGGAATGGGCTGAAGACGAGCCAAGTGCCACTCGCCTAGAGCAATTTGCACACGACACCATTCTCAAAGCACTCCTCGAAGAGCTGAGCCATGAAGAGTTCGAGCACTTCACGGCTGACCTTCTGCGTGCCATGGGCTACCAAGCGCGAGTGACGCCTTTCTCGTCCGATGGAGGCATCGACGTCATCGCCCACCGCGATCCTCTCGGCCTTGAGCCACCTCAGATAAAAGTGCAGTGCAAACACACAGCGGCCCAGCAGTCGCGACCAGACGTTCAGCGACTCAGTGGCACTTTGGCCCAAGGTGAAATGGCCTTATTTGTTTGCCTTGGTAATTACACCAAGGAGGCCTGGGGCTACGAACGAGAGCGGCAGAACTTGAGACTCCTTACTGGAGCAGATGTCGTTGACCTCACTTTGAAGCACTACGATTTACTTCCAGCTAAATGGCGGGTCCGCATGCCCCTCAGGCAGGTTTACGTTGTGGATAGAGTCGCTGAAGGTCGCTGA
- a CDS encoding GntR family transcriptional regulator, producing the protein MALPVSAAPKYYVLKEELRLLVGESEPGAPLPPERALAVRYATSRTTVRQAIAELVAEGVLNRTQGKGTFIAAPHPTYVRQLTSFSEDAVVQNLESSSRIVSVDSVPADALQATQLDVSPGSLLTRVERVRLINGEPLAHEIAHIPGDLPHIRERLDEYGSLYSTLSRCYSIEIAVAEDTVATRVAGPDEARLLEIEVGAPLLMIHRLGLDADSRPVEWTKSVFRGDRFHYFARMDRTSE; encoded by the coding sequence ATGGCTCTACCTGTCTCTGCTGCTCCCAAGTACTACGTACTCAAGGAAGAACTGCGCCTCCTCGTGGGGGAGTCGGAGCCGGGCGCGCCGCTTCCACCGGAGCGAGCTCTGGCGGTTCGTTACGCCACGTCGCGTACCACGGTGCGGCAGGCTATCGCCGAGCTGGTCGCTGAAGGAGTACTGAACCGGACGCAGGGGAAGGGCACTTTCATTGCGGCGCCGCACCCCACGTATGTCCGCCAGTTGACGTCCTTTTCTGAGGACGCAGTGGTTCAGAATCTGGAGAGTTCGTCGAGGATCGTTTCCGTGGACTCTGTTCCGGCTGATGCTCTGCAGGCCACGCAACTGGATGTGTCCCCGGGATCTTTACTGACCCGGGTTGAAAGAGTGCGACTGATTAACGGTGAACCGTTAGCGCACGAGATAGCCCACATTCCCGGTGACCTGCCCCATATTCGCGAGCGTCTGGATGAATACGGCTCGCTCTACTCGACGCTGAGCCGTTGCTACAGCATTGAGATCGCGGTCGCTGAAGACACAGTGGCAACCCGGGTTGCAGGACCGGATGAAGCGCGGCTGCTCGAGATTGAGGTGGGGGCGCCGCTGCTGATGATCCACCGCTTGGGGCTGGACGCAGATAGCAGACCCGTTGAATGGACAAAGTCGGTCTTCCGCGGCGACCGATTCCACTACTTCGCGCGAATGGACCGAACCTCTGAGTAG
- a CDS encoding DUF421 domain-containing protein has translation MWTEFGLDWVDAARVVISSIVFYVAVLLLVRYLGQRTLASLSSFDIAAIIALGAVIGRAILGDTPTLVAGLLGITTLFVLQALTGELRRNRKAAQIVNSPAVLLMAGPLLLDENLKRSHIVASEVHTRLRLAGIRSLEEVACVILEPTGQISVLRRGEKIAPSLLVGVIGAELLPASFIGE, from the coding sequence ATGTGGACGGAATTCGGGCTTGATTGGGTCGATGCGGCGAGGGTGGTCATCTCGTCGATCGTCTTCTACGTCGCGGTGCTCCTACTCGTGCGATACCTCGGTCAACGCACGCTGGCCAGCCTCTCGAGCTTCGACATCGCCGCGATTATCGCCCTCGGTGCGGTCATTGGTCGAGCCATCCTCGGCGACACTCCTACGCTCGTGGCCGGGCTCCTGGGCATCACCACGCTCTTTGTCCTTCAGGCACTGACCGGTGAGCTCCGGCGCAACCGTAAGGCCGCCCAGATTGTTAACAGTCCTGCTGTCCTTCTGATGGCAGGGCCACTGTTGCTCGATGAGAACCTCAAGAGATCGCACATCGTTGCCAGTGAGGTGCACACGCGGCTGCGTCTGGCTGGTATCCGTTCGCTTGAGGAAGTGGCGTGCGTGATACTCGAACCAACCGGCCAAATCAGCGTGCTGCGTCGCGGAGAGAAAATCGCCCCGTCGCTGCTCGTGGGCGTTATCGGCGCTGAGCTGTTGCCGGCGTCGTTTATCGGTGAGTAA
- a CDS encoding type II toxin-antitoxin system Phd/YefM family antitoxin, with protein MSTMSVTDARSRFPEVLERSKTEAVFLERHGRPTAVVLSPEQYEKMLEALEDAEDAAAFDDAIAEEGDNIPWAQVKSDLGWE; from the coding sequence ATGTCAACAATGAGCGTTACGGACGCGCGCAGTCGTTTTCCTGAAGTTCTGGAGCGAAGTAAAACCGAAGCCGTGTTCCTCGAACGCCACGGGCGACCCACCGCAGTCGTCCTCAGTCCTGAACAGTACGAAAAGATGTTGGAAGCCCTCGAAGACGCTGAGGATGCAGCGGCTTTTGATGATGCTATTGCCGAGGAAGGCGACAACATTCCCTGGGCGCAGGTCAAGTCCGATCTCGGTTGGGAATGA
- a CDS encoding transposase has product MNQPTQSCPDAATTLFNLPDYRIVTAVMNGDGIRVVTIASDFPPGCPGCGMISTRVHSRRRQRVRDILVAGLVSVWWAKRRFFCDEPACTRKTFAESTPQVPRFARSTARLKDTLKDAVVSSGRAASEVAAAFGVSWWLVNTVVVAAALALPSVDLLTPARLGIDEHRYRSVRWFKDQQSGKWSRFEPWMSTIVDVDSGQVLGIVNGRDSHGVGAWLKSRPAAWLAGIETVGIDPSAAFRKALREHLPDAAVSVDHFHLVLLANDMLTGVRQRVAREQHGSSRFVVNISGLIFTTKREEPLWQACPCCLG; this is encoded by the coding sequence TTGAACCAGCCTACCCAGTCGTGCCCGGATGCGGCGACGACACTGTTCAATCTGCCCGACTACCGAATCGTCACCGCCGTTATGAACGGTGACGGTATCCGTGTTGTCACCATCGCCTCGGACTTCCCGCCGGGCTGCCCTGGCTGCGGCATGATTTCCACCCGGGTGCATTCGAGACGGAGACAGCGAGTTCGCGACATCCTTGTCGCCGGGCTGGTGAGCGTGTGGTGGGCCAAGCGCCGGTTCTTCTGTGACGAACCTGCCTGCACCCGGAAGACCTTTGCCGAGTCGACCCCGCAAGTGCCCCGCTTCGCCCGGTCTACGGCCAGACTCAAGGACACGCTCAAAGACGCCGTCGTCTCCTCCGGCAGAGCGGCCAGCGAGGTCGCGGCCGCGTTCGGGGTCTCCTGGTGGCTGGTCAACACTGTTGTTGTCGCTGCCGCCCTGGCGCTGCCATCGGTGGACCTGCTGACCCCGGCACGGCTGGGGATCGATGAGCACCGCTACCGATCCGTGCGCTGGTTCAAGGACCAGCAGAGCGGGAAATGGTCCCGGTTCGAGCCATGGATGTCCACCATCGTCGATGTCGATTCCGGCCAGGTACTGGGCATCGTGAACGGCCGCGACAGCCACGGCGTCGGGGCTTGGCTCAAGTCCCGACCCGCCGCCTGGCTGGCCGGCATCGAGACGGTCGGGATCGACCCGTCGGCGGCGTTCCGCAAAGCCTTGCGCGAGCACCTGCCCGATGCCGCCGTCAGCGTGGATCACTTCCACCTCGTCTTGCTGGCCAATGACATGCTCACCGGGGTCCGCCAGCGCGTCGCCCGGGAGCAACACGGCTCTTCGCGTTTCGTGGTGAATATCAGCGGGCTGATATTCACCACGAAACGCGAAGAGCCCCTTTGGCAGGCATGTCCGTGCTGTCTCGGGTGA
- the argE gene encoding acetylornithine deacetylase — MNSSLDWITRLVSFDTTSRDSNLDLIDCIADELRKYGVEPLILANEDDAEVRKANLFATFPAHDGTTEGGVILSGHTDVVPVDGQNWDSDPFTVQERDGRLYGRGTADMKGYLGVILGKLEHISQAKLSKPLHLAFSYDEEVGLLGAQRMVGQFAEHGIKADSCIVGEPSGMRVVRGHKSINLFVARFHGVAAHSSLTPNGLNAIHYAGRFIEFYRQLTQGWKDNGPFDDAYPVSFTTGGVNVISGGIAGNTVPDLCEVEFEFRALGTVKADPIVAQIREFLVDVLEPEMKAENPAASIELVTKARGPGLDTDDDAAVVQFAVDCGGLATDEKVTYGTEAGLFHGVGIETVVCGPGEIAVAHAANEYVELEQIEACEAFMDSLIEHLE; from the coding sequence ATGAATTCTTCGCTGGACTGGATCACCCGCCTCGTCTCCTTTGACACCACCTCGCGTGACTCCAACCTTGACCTGATCGACTGCATCGCCGACGAGTTGCGCAAGTACGGCGTCGAGCCGTTGATCCTTGCCAACGAGGACGACGCCGAGGTCCGCAAGGCCAACCTCTTCGCGACGTTCCCGGCACACGATGGGACTACAGAAGGCGGCGTCATCCTGTCCGGGCACACCGACGTTGTACCGGTCGATGGGCAGAACTGGGACAGTGATCCGTTCACCGTTCAGGAACGTGATGGCCGGCTCTATGGCCGCGGGACAGCGGATATGAAGGGCTACCTCGGCGTCATCCTCGGCAAGCTGGAGCACATCAGTCAGGCCAAACTCTCCAAGCCACTGCATCTAGCCTTCTCCTACGACGAAGAAGTTGGGCTGCTTGGCGCTCAACGGATGGTCGGGCAGTTCGCAGAGCACGGCATCAAGGCGGACTCCTGCATCGTGGGCGAGCCCTCGGGCATGCGGGTGGTACGCGGACATAAATCGATCAACCTGTTCGTCGCGCGATTCCATGGGGTGGCCGCCCACTCCTCGCTGACTCCCAATGGCCTGAACGCCATCCACTACGCAGGTCGCTTCATCGAGTTCTACCGCCAGCTGACCCAGGGCTGGAAGGACAACGGACCGTTCGACGACGCCTACCCGGTGTCGTTCACCACGGGCGGAGTGAACGTGATCTCAGGAGGCATTGCCGGAAACACCGTGCCTGACCTGTGCGAGGTCGAGTTCGAGTTCCGCGCGCTGGGAACCGTTAAGGCAGACCCCATCGTCGCGCAAATACGCGAGTTCCTCGTCGACGTGCTCGAACCCGAGATGAAGGCAGAAAACCCTGCAGCCAGCATCGAACTGGTCACCAAAGCACGCGGCCCGGGGCTGGACACGGATGACGACGCCGCCGTCGTCCAGTTCGCTGTGGACTGTGGCGGGCTGGCCACTGACGAGAAGGTCACCTACGGAACCGAGGCCGGACTGTTCCACGGCGTGGGTATCGAAACGGTTGTTTGTGGACCCGGCGAGATCGCCGTCGCCCATGCGGCCAATGAATACGTTGAGCTGGAACAGATCGAGGCTTGCGAGGCGTTCATGGACTCGCTCATCGAGCATCTCGAGTAG
- a CDS encoding GntR family transcriptional regulator, with protein sequence MIITLTGSAPPAEQIRDQIRGLIAAGRLGAAERLPSVRQLAKDLGVAPGTVAKAYKSLEAEGFISTRTGGGTRVSATALATPRAVVDAARALADISIHSQIDVEEATRLLHAIWPPPSNG encoded by the coding sequence ATGATCATCACCTTGACGGGATCGGCGCCGCCCGCCGAACAGATCCGTGATCAAATCCGTGGACTCATCGCCGCAGGCAGACTCGGCGCCGCCGAGCGCCTACCCTCAGTTCGCCAACTCGCAAAAGACCTCGGCGTCGCCCCTGGCACAGTAGCCAAGGCCTATAAGTCTCTCGAAGCCGAAGGATTCATCAGCACCCGAACCGGAGGCGGAACCCGCGTCAGTGCAACAGCTCTGGCCACGCCACGCGCTGTGGTGGACGCCGCTCGGGCCCTCGCCGACATCAGCATCCATTCCCAGATCGACGTTGAGGAAGCGACGCGCCTACTGCACGCCATCTGGCCACCGCCATCGAACGGGTGA